From Pigmentibacter ruber, a single genomic window includes:
- a CDS encoding M66 family metalloprotease — MGKKFIIFFTLFFSFPFNGKAEIIGFRDDLPFRNDLQNDFEGMIEFVQFRSIPPHSTLKLVTHRRALLLMIPKNEYELKTLEVIAYRNEKELGRLRMNSPSFFPGTDQEFIKEYKSPKVKYSTKAWSVPFPAAWMQQGLWLKFIDQHGNSAILSKDKLNFGGASELFLTNFRLGMLSELRKPQELELDPINMANDYFQTIPVAKLKLGTYLPLEIKDKIVMSNGQEYTPSNLSTSIGNWHNGDMREEILKGVFGQGISRANYGITNSALQEQQFYNFKQIQIHSGTGSYSNGKDVVHGGSGGNGLATLDQTLGNEFSHELGHSFNVMHFHGGDMYNFQNENSGWGYDANRNVMLGSLIWNRNKHQKSAPYWKNIFQFNAHPMAGATENGNVSKFTQFTNFTAQVVQQDLESYPVISADSPTGYKIWNDYHKDMIILWNSNYPKPQYFDVSVMTLVGFYDPFGELQSHIYPAIYGNLGYVYSYENQKQEDCWLEVESEYKIDRIPLSSKRFIENKMNLFHVNFIYENIKYKHANIFCNIKGNIKKLSTLKIEQPQSTLLKGVIISDEQISHKKELFRYLKIKILSSYLLNEHSSISEIFLIDKNGNYLAKDNWYIKYVTSEENAKKLSAKNIIDGNLYSSWHSEYTVGWDAGKPISFPHEIVVDLGDYYDLKESQLEINQSSYFHGIKNYNISASSDNINWHLMAEGVFEKGILTNIVKFDQKANKEIENQIFKRKKRFSPEINENLNLNFYQIKMNNFCLTSADHLLKLYICNLKDENQYWNLNEYGKLLNKGNKKCLHVNKLMNLEKLYFIDCNIADKWKYFPDKRISIKENKNFVLDYSGKNNVILYKFHGGLNQKWDFFLTKNEVKKENYLNIKKIIQHNVTSSTEIIFESFSDTISGYVYESHTPYLNLYENGFIKKNTNVSFKVLQSPKCGIFQMAESYGGFVYLKNTDQCSNINTDNVIIEVTEENNSIKEKKKFSLKLRIK, encoded by the coding sequence ATGGGAAAAAAATTTATAATCTTTTTTACATTATTTTTTTCTTTTCCTTTCAATGGAAAAGCAGAAATAATAGGCTTTCGAGATGATTTGCCATTTCGAAATGATTTGCAAAATGATTTTGAAGGTATGATTGAGTTTGTGCAGTTTAGATCTATTCCACCACATAGTACATTAAAATTAGTGACTCATAGACGCGCTTTATTATTAATGATACCAAAAAACGAATATGAGTTAAAAACTTTGGAAGTAATTGCTTACCGCAATGAAAAAGAATTGGGTAGATTGCGGATGAATTCACCTTCTTTTTTTCCAGGAACAGATCAAGAATTTATTAAAGAATATAAGTCTCCAAAAGTTAAATATTCAACAAAGGCTTGGAGTGTGCCTTTTCCTGCCGCTTGGATGCAGCAAGGATTGTGGTTAAAATTTATAGATCAACATGGGAATTCAGCTATTTTATCTAAAGATAAACTAAATTTTGGGGGAGCAAGTGAATTATTTCTAACAAATTTTCGTTTAGGAATGTTAAGTGAATTAAGAAAACCGCAAGAGTTAGAATTAGATCCAATAAATATGGCGAATGACTATTTCCAAACAATTCCAGTAGCAAAATTAAAATTAGGTACATATTTACCTTTAGAAATAAAAGATAAAATTGTGATGTCTAATGGTCAGGAATATACCCCAAGTAATTTAAGTACAAGCATTGGAAATTGGCATAATGGGGATATGCGTGAAGAAATTTTAAAAGGTGTTTTTGGTCAAGGTATTAGTAGAGCCAATTATGGAATAACAAATTCTGCATTGCAGGAACAGCAGTTTTACAATTTTAAACAAATTCAAATTCATTCAGGAACTGGTAGTTATAGTAATGGAAAAGATGTTGTACATGGTGGAAGTGGAGGTAACGGATTAGCTACCTTAGATCAAACTTTGGGAAATGAATTTAGTCATGAATTAGGTCATTCTTTCAATGTTATGCATTTCCATGGTGGGGATATGTATAATTTTCAGAATGAAAATTCTGGCTGGGGTTATGATGCAAATAGAAATGTAATGCTAGGTTCCTTAATTTGGAATAGGAATAAGCACCAAAAGAGTGCTCCCTATTGGAAAAATATTTTTCAATTTAATGCCCATCCTATGGCAGGAGCCACAGAAAATGGGAATGTTTCAAAATTTACCCAATTTACAAATTTTACTGCACAAGTGGTTCAACAAGATTTAGAATCTTACCCAGTTATTTCAGCAGATAGTCCAACAGGATACAAAATATGGAATGATTATCATAAAGATATGATTATTTTATGGAATTCAAATTATCCAAAACCTCAATATTTTGATGTTTCTGTTATGACTTTAGTTGGTTTTTATGATCCTTTTGGTGAACTACAGAGTCATATTTATCCTGCAATATATGGAAATCTTGGATATGTATATTCTTATGAAAACCAAAAACAAGAAGATTGTTGGTTAGAAGTCGAATCTGAGTATAAAATTGATAGAATTCCTTTAAGTTCAAAAAGATTTATTGAAAATAAGATGAATTTATTTCATGTGAATTTTATTTACGAAAATATTAAATATAAGCATGCAAATATTTTCTGTAATATAAAAGGAAATATTAAAAAACTTTCAACATTAAAAATAGAACAACCACAGTCAACTCTTTTAAAAGGTGTAATTATTTCAGATGAACAAATTTCACATAAAAAAGAATTATTTAGATATTTAAAAATAAAAATATTAAGTAGTTATCTTTTAAATGAGCATTCGAGTATTTCTGAAATATTTTTGATAGATAAAAATGGCAATTATTTAGCAAAGGATAATTGGTATATTAAATATGTCACTAGCGAAGAAAATGCAAAAAAATTATCTGCTAAAAATATTATTGATGGCAATCTTTATTCTAGTTGGCATTCTGAATATACAGTTGGATGGGATGCTGGAAAACCTATTTCTTTTCCTCATGAAATTGTAGTAGATTTGGGAGACTATTATGATCTTAAGGAAAGTCAATTAGAAATTAATCAAAGTAGCTATTTTCATGGGATTAAAAATTATAATATATCTGCATCTTCTGATAATATTAATTGGCATTTAATGGCTGAAGGTGTGTTTGAAAAAGGTATTTTAACAAATATTGTAAAGTTCGATCAAAAAGCAAATAAAGAAATAGAAAACCAAATTTTTAAAAGAAAAAAAAGATTTTCTCCTGAAATTAATGAAAATTTAAATCTCAATTTTTATCAGATTAAAATGAATAACTTTTGTTTAACTTCTGCTGATCATCTTTTAAAACTTTATATATGTAATTTGAAAGATGAAAATCAATATTGGAATTTAAATGAATATGGTAAATTACTTAATAAAGGAAATAAAAAATGTTTGCATGTTAATAAGTTGATGAATTTAGAAAAATTATATTTTATAGATTGTAATATTGCAGATAAATGGAAGTATTTTCCTGATAAAAGAATATCAATTAAAGAAAATAAAAATTTTGTCTTAGATTATTCAGGAAAAAATAATGTCATATTATATAAATTTCATGGAGGATTAAATCAAAAATGGGACTTTTTTCTAACAAAAAATGAAGTTAAAAAAGAAAATTATTTGAATATCAAAAAAATTATCCAACATAATGTTACAAGTTCAACAGAAATTATTTTTGAAAGTTTTTCTGATACAATTTCGGGTTATGTTTATGAAAGCCATACACCATATTTAAATTTATATGAAAATGGTTTTATAAAGAAAAATACGAATGTTTCATTTAAAGTTTTACAAAGTCCAAAATGTGGTATTTTTCAAATGGCTGAGTCTTATGGGGGATTTGTATATCTTAAAAATACAGATCAATGTTCTAATATAAATACAGATAATGTGATTATTGAAGTTACAGAAGAAAATAATTCTATCAAAGAAAAAAAGAAATTTTCTTTAAAATTAAGAATAAAGTAA
- a CDS encoding M14 family metallopeptidase yields MSKLSFPHKYLNYNEMISDLDLLCKQFPKNVEIEKINLIKTSENRSIIALRVYPKGKKIKQPTVWMDANMHSAELIGTNTVLAHIQQLAIKLTTLEEKFFQVNYVFIPRICPDGAEQYFTSGKKNRSNARDMRNISELGSYWRRTCLLEKEIKQNSYELLQQKNRIGYMRIKSPSGTWVQDEIYPQLIRKRELGDKEPFYDIYPEGVIENFDGTYIPPANCVGDNEVDLNRNFPVDWVPNFLENKGGKMPLSEPESRAIADFALSIPELYFWLNYHTFGGVFIRPLEGKDDFAMDIADRSIYFTLDRKIQELTNYPAVSCHNEFTYIPGKPLQGCLTGFSYQAIGAISYVCELWDLPKRIGRDERPFVRRYDFWTKKEWRKIYELDRDFNHNTIFGTPWKSYHHPQLGDLEISEFPLTFGIFNPPESLIPEVVENQMGLLSLIVDIAPQPKVTAKILDGNDQSLSSILLRIENTGFLSTNISAARVKAQGEKNIIAQVIDLKNAEVLSSSIHHFKALNGYAPIVNGWLDSPDLGSNYSASYSIKIPVKKLNPEKTIQGAIKVQIPFLGEYFAVIGEN; encoded by the coding sequence GCAAACAATTTCCAAAAAATGTTGAAATAGAAAAAATAAACTTAATTAAAACATCAGAAAACAGGTCAATTATTGCTTTGCGAGTCTACCCAAAAGGCAAAAAAATTAAACAACCAACTGTCTGGATGGATGCCAATATGCATTCAGCTGAACTTATTGGTACAAATACCGTTCTTGCACACATTCAGCAATTAGCAATAAAATTAACCACTTTAGAAGAAAAGTTTTTCCAAGTTAACTATGTTTTTATTCCTAGAATTTGTCCAGATGGAGCAGAACAGTATTTCACTTCTGGGAAAAAAAATCGCAGCAATGCAAGAGATATGCGAAATATTTCAGAATTAGGAAGTTATTGGCGGAGAACTTGTCTTCTTGAAAAAGAGATAAAACAGAATTCTTATGAACTTTTGCAACAAAAAAATAGAATAGGCTATATGCGAATAAAGAGCCCTTCTGGTACTTGGGTGCAAGATGAAATTTATCCCCAACTCATTCGCAAACGCGAACTAGGTGACAAAGAACCCTTTTATGATATTTATCCAGAAGGGGTGATAGAAAATTTTGATGGTACATATATTCCACCTGCAAATTGTGTAGGGGATAACGAAGTTGATTTAAATCGTAATTTTCCTGTTGATTGGGTTCCAAATTTTTTAGAAAACAAAGGCGGAAAAATGCCTTTGTCTGAACCTGAAAGTAGAGCAATCGCAGATTTTGCTTTAAGTATCCCTGAATTATATTTTTGGTTAAATTATCACACTTTTGGTGGAGTTTTTATTCGCCCGTTAGAAGGAAAAGATGATTTTGCCATGGATATTGCAGACAGAAGTATTTATTTTACCTTAGATAGAAAAATTCAAGAATTAACAAACTACCCAGCAGTCAGTTGCCATAACGAGTTTACTTACATACCTGGTAAACCTTTACAGGGTTGTCTTACAGGATTTTCCTATCAAGCCATAGGGGCAATTAGTTACGTTTGTGAATTATGGGATTTGCCAAAACGAATAGGTAGAGATGAAAGACCTTTTGTAAGAAGATATGATTTTTGGACAAAAAAAGAATGGCGTAAAATTTATGAACTAGATAGAGATTTTAATCACAATACCATTTTTGGTACTCCTTGGAAGAGCTATCATCATCCACAGCTTGGTGACTTAGAAATATCAGAATTTCCATTGACGTTTGGAATTTTTAATCCACCTGAATCTTTGATTCCTGAAGTTGTTGAAAATCAAATGGGATTATTATCTCTAATTGTAGATATTGCACCGCAACCAAAAGTCACAGCTAAAATATTAGATGGCAATGATCAATCTCTTTCCTCTATCCTACTTCGCATAGAAAATACTGGATTTCTCTCAACCAATATTTCTGCCGCAAGAGTGAAGGCGCAAGGAGAAAAAAATATTATTGCACAAGTGATTGATTTGAAAAATGCTGAGGTTTTGAGTTCTTCTATTCATCATTTTAAAGCGTTAAATGGATATGCACCCATAGTAAATGGTTGGCTTGATTCTCCCGATTTAGGCAGCAATTATTCAGCCTCATATTCAATAAAAATACCTGTAAAGAAATTAAATCCTGAGAAAACAATTCAAGGTGCAATCAAAGTTCAAATTCCTTTTCTTGGCGAATATTTTGCAGTCATTGGTGAAAATTAA